The Panicum virgatum strain AP13 chromosome 5K, P.virgatum_v5, whole genome shotgun sequence genome has a window encoding:
- the LOC120708461 gene encoding leucine-rich repeat receptor protein kinase HPCA1-like, with protein sequence MQWLLLLFLLLVGLRPSFSQTNSQDVAALQTLMNNWKNGPQSWTGSTDPCSSWDGISCSNGRVTEVRLPSMNLQGTLSEAIGQLSALMYLDLSNNLNLGGPLTPKIGNLMKLTTLILLGCSFSGNIPREIGNLSQLTFLALNSNKFTGGIPPTLGLLSNLIWLDMSANQLSGQIPVSPGLNQLVKAKHFHFSENQLTGPMSESLFNGNMNLIHVIFDNNNFTGPIPESLGQVISLQIIRLDHNRFSGPVPDSIGNLSNLMELSLANNLLNGKVPDLTSVTQLDYVDLSNNNFRSSPAPGWFSTLTSLNSIFMENDDLTGTIPSALFSLPNLQQVSLARNAFSGKLNMTGSISSQLRVVNLTNNQIIEADVTSYSNSLILLGNPVCFDNTSFCTLKQKQQVPYATNLGPCAAIPCLTDQSASPVTSQNCACTNPFQGLMIFRAPAFSDVTSPTMFQNLESTLWQNLSLAPGSVALSNVEFSPGAPLTFTVKIFPVSGTSFNHSDVIRISTALVNQTFKAPTAFGPYSFIASTYFPGPSNKKSSMGKGLKIGIAIAGCVLIVGFILAAMYALRQRRIAKEAVERTTNPFASWGAGGTDNGDAPQLKGARYFSFEELKKCTNNFSEINEIGSGGYGKVYKGTLANGQIAAIKRAQQGSMQGAAEFKNEIELLSRVHHKNLVSLVGFCYEQGEQMLVYEYIPYGTLRENLMGKGGVSLDWKKRLRIAIGSAKGLAYLHELADPPIIHRDIKSTNILLDESLNAKVADFGLSKLVSDTQKGHVSTQVKGTLGYLDPEYYMTQQLSEKSDVYSFGVVLLELITARQPIEKGRYIVREIRTAIDQYDQEYYGLKGLIDPKIQDSAKLIGFRRFVQLAMECVEESGVDRPTMNDVVKELETIVQNEGAHLLNSASLSAENFRDAKGQDPYAEHLPMTDESSSNTFDYNSVYSHSAVQPK encoded by the exons ATGCAGTGGCTGCTGCTTCTGTTCTTGCTCCTGGTAGGGCTCCGGCCAAGCTTCAGCCAGACAAACTCCCAAGATG TTGCCGCACTTCAGACTTTGATGAATAACTGGAAGAATGGACCACAAAGCTGGACAGGTTCAACTGATCCCTGCAGCTCCTGGGATGGAATTTCCTGTTCTAATGGAAGGGTGACAGAAGT GAGATTACCAAGCATGAACCTGCAAGGTACATTAAGCGAAGCCATAGGCCAACTATCTGCTTTGATGTATCT GGATCTGTCTAACAACCTAAATCTCGGAGGTCCACTTACTCCAAAAATTGGAAATCTGATGAAGCTTACAACTCT GATTTTGCTTGGATGCAGCTTCAGTGGTAATATCCCAAGAGAGATAGGCAACTTATCGCAGCTCACATTCCT AGCACTAAACTCAAATAAGTTCACTGGTGGAATTCCACCAACACTTGGCCTTCTTTCAAATCTTATCTGGTTAGACATGTCCGCAAATCAGCTGTCAGGACAAATACCTGTTTCTCCAGGGTTGAATCAACTCGTCAAAGCTAAGCATTT CCACTTCAGTGAGAACCAGCTGACAGGCCCAATGAGCGAAAGCCTTTTCAATGGCAACATGAACCTTATACATGT GATATTTGACAACAACAACTTTACTGGACCAATCCCAGAATCTCTTGGACAAGTCATATCACTTCAAATAAT CCGACTAGATCATAACCGGTTCAGTGGTCCAGTTCCTGATAGTATTGGCAACCTAAGTAACCTGATGGAACT GAGCTTAGCAAACAACCTACTAAACGGGAAAGTGCCAGATCTCACTAGTGTAACTCAGCTAGATTATGT GGACCTAAGCAACAATAACTTCCGAAGCTCACCAGCACCTGGATGGTTTTCAACGTTGACATCCCTGAATAGCAT ATTTATGGAAAATGATGATCTTACTGGAACAATCCCTAGTGCTCTCTTCAGTTTACCCAACCTGCAGCAAGT ATCACTAGCTAGGAATGCATTCAGTGGGAAACTTAATATGACAGGTAGCATCAGCTCACAGTTGCGGGTTGTCAACTTGACAAATAATCAAATCATAGAGGCTGATGTAACAAGCTACAGCAACAGCCTTAT ATTATTAGGGAATCCAGTATGCTTCGATAACACTAGTTTCTGCACACTCAAGCAAAAGCAGCAAGTGCCATATGCCACTAACCTTGGTCCCTGTGCTGCCATTCCATGCCTCACTGATCAGTCAGCAAGTCCAGTCACTTCACAGAACTGCGCATGCACCAACCCCTTTCAGGGTTTGATGATCTTCCGAGCACCCGCCTTCTCTGATGTCACAAGCCCCACAATGTTCCAAAATCTGGAGTCAACACTTTGGCAGAACCTCAGCCTGGCACCAGGATCAGTTGCCCTTTCCAATGTAGAATTCAGTCCAGGAGCACCTCTAACATTCACAGTGAAGATTTTTCCGGTCAGTGGAACGAGCTtcaatcactcagatgttataAGAATCAGTACTGCCTTGGTCAACCAAACTTTCAAAGCCCCAACTGCATTTGGACCATACAGCTTCATAGCAAGCACTTACTTTCCAG GTCCCAGCAATAAAAAATCCTCAATGGGCAAAGGTTTAAAAATTGGAATCGCAATCGCGGGCTGTGTCCTTATTGTTGGCTTTATTCTGGCAGCAATGTACGCTCTACGACAGAGACGGATAGCTAAGGAGGCAGTAGAGCGAACTACAAATCCTTTTG CATCATGGGGAGCTGGTGGTACAGACAACGGAGATGCACCACAACTGAAGGGTGCAAGATACTTTTCATTTGAGGAACTGAAaaaatgcaccaataatttCTCAGAAATCAATGAGATAGGATCTGGTGGATATGGGAAG GTGTACAAAGGGACACTCGCCAACGGGCAAATAGCTGCAATAAAACGAGCACAACAAGGATCCATGCAAGGTGCAGCTGAGTTCAAGAATGAGATAGAACTGCTGTCCAGGGTTCATCACAAGAACCTTGTGAGCCTAGTGGGTTTCTGCTACGAACAAGGGGAACAGATGTTGGTTTACGAATATATCCCTTATGGGACATTAAGGGAGAACCTCATGG GTAAAGGAGGAGTGAGCTTGGATTGGAAGAAGCGCCTCAGAATTGCCATTGGCTCAGCAAAAGGTCTAGCATACCTCCACGAACTTGCTGATCCGCCAATCATACACAGAGATATCAAATCAACCAATATCCTTTTGGATGAAAGTCTCAATGCAAAGGTTGCTGATTTTGGTCTTTCAAAGCTAGTATCTGACACACAAAAGGGTCACGTTTCTACCCAAGTAAAGGGAACACTG GGCTATTTGGATCCCGAATATTACATGACACAACAGCTTTCTGAGAAGAGTGACGTCTACAGCTTCGGAGTTGTGCTGCTAGAACTAATAACTGCCAGGCAGCCCATAGAGAAAGGCAGGTACATTGTCCGTGAGATCAGGACAGCAATAGATCAGTATGATCAAGAATACTATGGCTTGAAGGGCCTAATCGATCCAAAAATTCAGGATTCAGCTAAATTAATTGGCTTCAGGAGATTTGTGCAGTTGGCTATGGAATGTGTGGAAGAGTCTGGTGTTGACCGCCCAACAATGAATGATGTTGTGAAGGAACTTGAGACCATTGTCCAGAATGAGGGGGCACACTTGTTAAACTCAGCATCTTTATCAGCTGAAAATTTTCGAGATGCAAAGGGCCAAGATCCTTATGCAGAACATTTGCCCATGACTGACGAAAGCAGTAGCAACACCTTTGATTACAATAGTGTATATTCACACTCAGCTGTTCAACCAAAGTAG
- the LOC120710778 gene encoding L-ascorbate oxidase homolog: MVWPAMTMRGACAAALLVLVALVAGARAEDPYHFFEWKVTYGTKNILGTPQKVILINGEFPGPTINCTSNNNILVNVFNMLDQPLLFHWHGIQQRKNSWQDGLPGTMCPIQPNTNWTYHWQPKDQIGSFYYFPSIGMQRAAGGYGLITVHSRDLIPVPFDPPADDFPVLVGDWYTKDHTVLAKNLDSGKGIGRPAGLIINGKNEKEASNPPMYNVEAGKTYRFRVCNIGIKASLNVRVQKHILKLVEMEGSHTVQNTYDSLDVHIGQCLSFLVTADQTPGDYLLVASTRFIKEVSTITAVIRYKGSSTPPPPQIPESPSGWAWSINQWRSFRWNLTASAARPNPQGSYHYGQINITRTIKLSTSHGKADGKERYALNGVSHVDPDTPLKLAEYFNATNGVFQYNLIGDVPPAAGAPIKMAPNVVSAEFRTFIEVVFENPEKSIDTFHINGYAFFAAGMGPGTWTPQCRKTYNLLDTVSRHTIQVYPRSWTAVMLTFDNAGMWNVRSNLWDRHYLGEQLYISVVSPARSLRDEYNFPETSLRCGKVVGLPMPPSYAAA, encoded by the exons ATGGTGTGGCCGGCGATGACAATGCgcggcgcctgcgccgccgcgctgctcgtACTGGTGGCGCTCGTCGCCGGGGCGCGCGCGGAGGACCCCTACCACTTCTTCGAGTGGAAGGTGACGTACGGGACCAAGAACATCTTGGGGACGCCGCAGAAGGTGATCCTCATCAACGGCGAGTTCCCGGGGCCTACCATCAACTGCACCTCCAACAACAACATCCTCGTCAATGTCTTCAATATGCTCGACCAGCCGCTCCTGTTCCATTG GCACGGCATCCAGCAGAGGAAGAACTCGTGGCAGGACGGCTTGCCCGGCACCATGTGCCCGATCCAGCCCAACACCAACTGGACGTACCACTGGCAGCCCAAGGACCAGATCGGCAGCTTCTACTACTTCCCTAGCATCGGCATGCAGCGCGCGGCGGGAGGCTACGGGCTCATCACCGTGCACAGCCGCGACCTGATCCCCGTCCCCTTCGACCCCCCGGCCGACGACTTCCCGGTCCTCGTCGGCGACTGGTACACCAAGGACCACACCGTCCTGGCCAAGAACCTCGACTCCGGCAAGGGCATCGGCCGCCCCGCGGGGCTCATCATCAACGGCAAGAACGAGAAGGAGGCGTCCAACCCGCCCATGTACAACGTGGAGGCCGGCAAGACGTACCGCTTCCGCGTCTGCAACATCGGCATCAAGGCTTCCCTGAACGTGCGCGTGCAGAAGCACATCCTGAAGCTGGTCGAGATGGAGGGCTCCCACACCGTGCAGAACACGTACGACTCCCTGGACGTCCACATCGGGCAGTGCCTGTCCTTCCTGGTGACCGCCGACCAGACGCCCGGCGACTACCTGCTGGTGGCGTCGACCCGGTTCATCAAGGAGGTGAGCACCATCACGGCGGTGATCCGGTACAAGGGGtcgagcacgccgccgccgccccagatcCCGGAGAGCCCCAGCGGGTGGGCGTGGTCCATCAACCAGTGGAGGTCCTTCCGCTGGAACCtgacggcgagcgcggcgcggcccAACCCGCAGGGGTCGTACCACTACGGGCAGATCAACATCACGCGCACCATCAAGCTCTCGACCAGCCACGGCAAGGCGGACGGCAAGGAGCGGTACGCCCTCAACGGCGTGTCGCACGTGGACCCCGACACGCCGCTCAAGCTCGCCGAGTACTTCAACGCCACCAACGGGGTGTTCCAGTACAACCTCATCGGCGAcgtgccgccggcggcgggcgcgcccaTCAAGATGGCGCCGAACGTCGTCAGCGCCGAGTTCCGCACCTTCATCGAGGTGGTGTTCGAGAACCCCGAGAAGAGCATCGACACCTTCCACATCAACGGCTACGCCTTCTTCGCAGCCGG CATGGGACCCGGCACATGGACGCCGCAGTGCCGGAAGACGTACAACCTCCTGGACACGGTGAGCCGGCACACCATCCAGGTGTACCCGAGGTCGTGGACGGCGGTGATGTTGACGTTCGACAACGCCGGCATGTGGAACGTCCGATCCAACCTCTGGGATAGGCACTACCTCGGCGAGCAGCTGTACATTAGCGTCGTCTCGCCGGCGCGGTCGCTCAGGGACGAGTACAACTTCCCCGAGACCAGCCTGCGCTGCGGCAAGGTCGTCGGCCTGCCGATGCCGCCGTCCTATGCCGCCGCATAG